In Leptospira perdikensis, the genomic window TTTTGTGGGTGTGGTATTTGGATTTTTGATTTCGGGTAAGGCTCTTAGTTTTCTTGCTATGATTGGTATCATTGGACTTGCGGGAGTTATTGTAAACGCCTCAATCGTACTTGTGGACACCATTCAAGAATTCCAAGCGAGAGGGGAAGGGTTATATGATTCTCTCATCCATGCTTCCTCAGAAAGATTCAGACCCATTTTGGTGACAACCCTCACTACGATGGCCGGTATGATTCCTACGGCCTATGCAATTGGTGGATCAGATCCACTTCTCATTCCTATGACACTTTCTTTGGCTTGGGGACTTGGATTTGGAACCTTTGGTTCTCTTATCTTTATCCCTGCAAGTTTCTCTGCTTATTACAAATTAAAGAAAAGAAAGTAGTTAGTAATGATTCAGAACATCTTCGGCAAAACCGAGGGTGTTCTCCAGTTTCAATTTTTTTCCATTATCTAAAACCACAGTTCCGTTAAAAGTTCCAAATACTTGGTGTTGCACCGTTTTAATGATTAAAAAATTCATATAAGAATTTCTATCGACTATCGGTGTGAAATCTAATTCCAAACGATTGTTATTCGAAATAAATTTCCAGGGAGCCATGTAGTTTTTGGTATCAATGATAAAATCCACTTCCTCTAGTTTATGAATTTTACCATCATAAAGAATGATGTTTTCAGAAGCAGGACTTCGGTCTGTAAATCCATAGCCTAAATTGAGACCAAATGGTTTCCCATCTACCCAAGCCGAGAGTGAACTCCAATACCATCTGTTTTTATAAGTCCAAACTCCTCGACCCCAATCCAAAGCCCCGAAGTCTTTTTTGGAATCAAATTGATACGTAGTATTTCCAACGAACACTTTTCCGGAAGCAGGCATACAATTGATTTTAGTATTATAGTAAAATGCTTTTCTGTTCTCTTTCCAAGATGTTGCGATATTCATCGATTCCATTTTAGGTTCGGTAAGTTCAATTTTTCCTTTGATACCTTTGGTCCCATCAGGTGCTTCAAAAGATTTGGATTCAAATTCTAAAATTCGTTTTCCGTTTATGACTTCAAATCGGAGTTTCAGTTTTTTATCTTCAAACTGAACGAGTCCGCTACTACTGACTCGTGGAAATCCTGTTTTGCCAAGAGGCAAAACAGAAAG contains:
- a CDS encoding DUF2804 domain-containing protein, yielding MPEIKKQIPLLKTDGTLTEEGWARSPFWTYNRESIAASALKIKEWDYYSILSPTKEFGITLTASDLGYAGLFAICFLDFKRGTFKQIDTLSVLPLGKTGFPRVSSSGLVQFEDKKLKLRFEVINGKRILEFESKSFEAPDGTKGIKGKIELTEPKMESMNIATSWKENRKAFYYNTKINCMPASGKVFVGNTTYQFDSKKDFGALDWGRGVWTYKNRWYWSSLSAWVDGKPFGLNLGYGFTDRSPASENIILYDGKIHKLEEVDFIIDTKNYMAPWKFISNNNRLELDFTPIVDRNSYMNFLIIKTVQHQVFGTFNGTVVLDNGKKLKLENTLGFAEDVLNHY